From Plasmodium brasilianum strain Bolivian I chromosome 5, whole genome shotgun sequence, the proteins below share one genomic window:
- a CDS encoding inner membrane complex protein 1i, with translation MEHQRGNSSSLSVPFTFEHSKNLGNKILKPIRQEKIVKVPVTQYVEKIIEKEEIKYVNKYVDVIKPIITYKTKHISKPIYLDKIKYEPKLIEKEKIIHIPKIEYRNKVVEIPVYVHKENIIEKKVPLIIERVIPVLKVKKIEKEVLTDTVEIPEICEITKDGTNAKIKENIYYEQQREEEIPGKVSIRSNAYVAGVESVVSAASVANVLNVEDEACITKEYKDAYNKETYRNMESTDESPVICSSKHVPHSSVGKFKNQNVNRSSPSNASSNEDSYTEKLEHKNETTYNDATNESAHYGTMPDDSPLMIDEENTSKNYDQKSMEEENYYDINEHYKNSNINHVSIHLPKTKDQFQESFEQQYVNFCDKKYNFASDNIIHNNLPIINYDTSNNRYIEDNMNELINEQFMRESSKDTLRHISKTAEDKNRQILCTKLKDHIDIDQKKTSLPSNMHISYENYSSSQNAYSQRSVTGKSNFMPSYANSNGQAFVSVRPATILEYVPKQRKYKSSFCNLMKNCCGGSSDC, from the coding sequence atgGAACATCAACGAGGAAATTCATCATCTTTAAGCGTTCCTTTCACTTTTGAGCATTCGAAAAATCTTGGAAATAAAATCCTTAAACCCATACGTcaagaaaaaatagttaaAGTGCCTGTAACACAAtatgtagaaaaaataatagaaaaagaggaaataaaatatgtaaataaatatgttgaTGTTATAAAAccaataataacatataaaacaaaacatataTCAAAACCAATATACctagataaaattaaatacgaaccaaaattaatagaaaaagaaaaaattatacatattccaaaaatagaatatagaaataaagtTGTGGAAATACCTGTATATGTTcataaggaaaatattatagaaaaaaaagttccTTTAATAATTGAACGTGTTATACCAGTTCTTAAGgtcaaaaaaatagaaaaagaagtTTTAACTGATACTGTAGAAATACCTGAAATTTGTGAAATAACCAAAGATGGAACGAATGCaaaaattaaggaaaatatttattatgaacAACAAAGGGAGGAAGAAATACCAGGTAAAGTGTCTATACGAAGTAATGCGTATGTAGCAGGTGTAGAAAGTGTAGTAAGTGCAGCAAGCGTAGCGAATGTGTTAAACGTGGAAGACGAAGCTTGTATCACAAAAGAATACAAGGATGCTTACAACAAAGAAACATACAGAAATATGGAATCAACCGATGAGTCACCGGTTATATGTTCATCTAAGCACGTACCCCATTCATCAGttggaaaatttaaaaatcaAAATGTAAATAGGAGTTCACCTAGCAATGCATCATCTAATGAAGACTCTTATACAGAAAAATTagaacataaaaatgaaaccACCTACAATGATGCTACCAACGAAAGTGCACATTATGGTACAATGCCAGATGATTCTCCATTAATGATTGATGAAGAAAATACTTCTAAAAATTACGATCAAAAAAGCAtggaagaagaaaattattatgatataaatgaacattataaaaattcaaatataaaCCACGTGAGTATACATTTACCTAAAACAAAAGATCAATTTCAGGAATCATTTGAACAACAATACGTAAATTTTTGtgataaaaagtataattttgcttcagataatataatacataacaACCTCCCTATCATTAATTATGACACAAGTAATAATAGATACATTGAGGATAACATGAATGAATTAATTAACGAACAGTTTATGCGAGAATCTTCTAAAGACACTCTGAGACATATATCAAAAACAGCAGAAGATAAAAATCGacaaatattatgtacaaaatTAAAGGATCATATTGATATAGATCAAAAGAAAACTTCTCTTCCATCAAATATGCACATAtcttatgaaaattattcttCATCACAGAATGCATATAGCCAACGATCCGTTACAGGTAAATCAAATTTTATGCCTTCTTATGCTAACAGTAATGGGCAAGCATTTGTATCTGTACGTCCAGCAACAATTCTAGAGTACGTTCCAAAAcagagaaaatataaatcatcATTCTGCAATCTTATGAAGAATTGCTGTGGGGGGTCCAGCGACTGTTAA
- a CDS encoding alpha/beta hydrolase, whose translation MFFLRQPRDAYEEEFLGPIFLQFYDKNYYRRDLIIKNRRGEKLKCSFFTPFNYNENTPCVIYTHSSSSCQLEVLDILHILLICECSVFSYDCAGCGLSDGYYSTKGWNEPQDLFLILNHLRNVEKIKNFALWGKYCGAVSSIIVASLDDNIKLLILDSPYVSLVELYKTTFHLRAKRKREILFKNICLYFARRKIKRSFQYDINNVCPVFFIEDITIPTIYIFSKNDKIVNPAHSLYLAYKQQKAKKIIYISEKATQSYESFSYDSKLILAIRSVLCCSPYETDLSKTFDTNTYLKLFNELRDIYAYEFEFIDNLITKKMKKKNKIINSVKKFVCFKYQYKCSLNSSNCMNQSTMDSTLGTSIIENEKCENYKDGKFNESRIANECEYLFADVDNIMEDSNDANFFKNQDINNLNSFSRTFDRTEQANERPFKILHMQSARSALKSKKNTYKKSLTWDSKLQSSITYFKEDCPFELLRNE comes from the exons atgttttttttaagacAACCAAGAGATGCGTATGAAGAGGAATTTTTAGGTCCaatatttttgcaattttatgataaaaattattatagaaGAGAcctaataataaagaatagACGAGGAGAAAAACTCAAGTGTTCTTTCTTTACtccatttaattataatgaaaatacacCTTGTGTTATATATACTCACTCAAGTAGTAGTTGTCAGTTGGAGGTACTGGACATTTTGCACATCCTTCTTATATGTGAATGCTCTGTTTTTTCTTATGACTGTGCAGGATGTGGTTTATCTGATGGGTATTATTCAACAAAAGGGTGGAATGAACCCCAagatttgtttttaattttaaatcaCTTAAGGAATGtagaaaaaatcaaaaattttGCTCTTTGGGGAAAATATTGTGGTGCTGTAAGTTCAATTATTGTAGCATCTTTGGATGACAACATCAAATTACTA ATTTTGGATTCGCCATATGTGTCTTTAGTAGAATTATACAAGACAACATTCCACTTAAGAGcaaagagaaaaagagagatactttttaaaaacatctgtttatattttgcaaggagaaaaataaaaagaagtttTCAGTATGACATAAATAATGTATGTCCTGTGTTTTTTATTGAAGATATAACGATACCaacaatttatattttttcaaaaaatgacaaaattgTAAATCCAGCtcattctttatatttagcGTACAAACaacaaaaagcaaaaaaaattatttatatatccgAAAAGGCAACACAATCATATGAATCTTTCTCGTATGAtagtaaattaattttagcCATTCGATCTGTTTTATGTTGTTCTCCTTATGAAACAGACTTAAGCAAAACTTTTGACACAAACACCtatttaaaattgtttaatGAGTTAAGAGATATATATGCTTACGAGTTTGAATTTATTGATAATTTGAtaacgaaaaaaatgaaaaaaaaaaataaaatcattaaTAGTGTTAAGAAGTTtgtatgttttaaatatcaATATAAGTGTTCCCTTAACTCATCAAACTGTATGAA tcAATCTACTATGGATTCTACCCTGGGTACAAGTATCA ttgaaaatgaaaaatgtgaaaacTACAAAGATGGCAAATTTAATGAATCCAGAATAGCAAATGAatgtgaatatttatttgccGATGTTGACAATATAATGGAAGATTCTAATGATGccaacttttttaaaaatcaggatatcaataatttaaatagttTTAGTCGAACGTTTGACAGAACTGAGCAGGCAAATGAAAGACCATTTAAAATACTTCATATGCAAAGTGCAAGAAGTGCTTTGAAATcga aaaaaaacaCGTATAAAAAGTCTTTAACATGGGATAGTAAGCTACAGAGTTCTATTACATATTTCAAGGAAGACTGTCCTTTTGAACTGTTGAGGAATGAGTAG